Proteins encoded in a region of the Ignavibacteriales bacterium genome:
- a CDS encoding glycosyltransferase, whose protein sequence is MFKVLVIAYYFPPLGLSGVQRTVKFVKYLPSNNWSPTVLTCGDIAYYSYDNDLLDEVTNNDIKIVRVSGKEINSRLRKKGTTKMPSEFMRKLLNRLSQTFFIPDNKIGWSKKAIITARQLLKSEKFDGIFVTAPPFSSFQMACKLKKEFNLPLIVDYRDLWFGNHFSFYPTPFHSLLHKRMEYKSLRTADKVITINRRMKEKLIETYKFLTFKDVYIIPQGFDPADFDGIVSEKKLKSKMIIMYSGIFYEFITPKFFLKAFKLLTIERPEIAANIELHFTGFLRKENRRLIKKLSLQEYVKENGYLSHRTSLIKTMSSDILWLMVGNGKNADTVSTGKAFEYFGTRKPVIACVPDGPLKNSLEEYGAAFITDPDNIEQIKNTIVKVYELYIKNNLPVPNEEFILTLRRDYLTELLTKQMQFLLRS, encoded by the coding sequence ATGTTTAAAGTTTTAGTTATCGCATACTATTTCCCTCCGCTCGGCTTAAGCGGCGTGCAGAGAACAGTTAAATTTGTGAAGTATTTACCTTCGAATAATTGGTCGCCAACAGTTCTGACTTGCGGCGATATTGCTTATTACTCCTATGATAATGACCTGTTGGATGAAGTAACTAATAACGATATTAAGATCGTTAGAGTGAGCGGAAAAGAAATAAATTCAAGACTTCGAAAAAAAGGTACTACTAAAATGCCTTCCGAATTTATGCGCAAATTATTGAATCGGCTTAGCCAGACATTTTTTATCCCGGATAATAAAATTGGATGGTCAAAGAAAGCCATTATTACAGCAAGACAGTTACTTAAAAGTGAAAAGTTTGATGGAATCTTTGTCACCGCACCTCCGTTTTCAAGCTTCCAAATGGCTTGTAAACTTAAAAAGGAATTTAACCTTCCTTTAATCGTTGATTACCGCGATCTCTGGTTTGGGAATCATTTTAGTTTTTATCCAACTCCATTTCATTCCTTACTTCACAAGCGAATGGAGTACAAATCTCTTAGGACAGCCGATAAAGTCATAACTATTAACCGAAGAATGAAAGAGAAGCTCATCGAGACTTATAAATTCCTTACGTTTAAAGATGTTTATATAATTCCGCAAGGCTTCGATCCAGCGGATTTTGATGGCATAGTTTCAGAGAAGAAACTTAAATCTAAGATGATCATAATGTATTCTGGTATTTTTTATGAATTCATCACTCCAAAATTTTTTCTGAAAGCATTTAAATTATTAACGATCGAACGACCCGAGATTGCTGCCAATATTGAGCTTCATTTTACAGGTTTTTTACGTAAAGAAAACCGGAGACTAATTAAAAAATTATCGCTGCAGGAATATGTTAAGGAGAATGGTTACCTTTCTCACCGCACTTCATTAATAAAGACTATGAGCAGCGATATTTTATGGTTAATGGTCGGCAATGGCAAAAATGCTGATACTGTTTCCACTGGAAAAGCTTTTGAATATTTTGGCACTCGCAAACCTGTCATTGCTTGTGTTCCGGATGGTCCGCTTAAAAACTCTTTGGAAGAATACGGTGCTGCATTCATTACCGATCCTGACAACATCGAACAAATCAAAAACACCATTGTGAAAGTTTATGAATTATACATCAAGAATAATTTACCCGTTCCTAATGAAGAATTTATATTGACACTTCGAAGAGATTATTTGACAGAACTATTAACAAAGCAAATGCAGTTTTTATTAAGATCATGA
- the guaB gene encoding IMP dehydrogenase, with the protein MNKKLIQEGLTFDDVLLVPARSNVLPREVNLETKLTADIKLNIPIISAAMDTVTESKLAVAIAREGGIGILHKNMSIAEQCEEVDKVKRSESGMIRDPVTLTPDRTIGEALESMKKYRISGIPIVDGQFKLVGILTNRDLRFNPNKKLLVSDLMTKENLITTSVGTDLSKAERILEKYKIEKLPVVDNKGVLKGLITFKDILKKKMHPSACKDEHGRLRVGAAVGVTFDSIDRVTELTKVGTDVIIIDTAHGHSEGVLKTLKSIRKKFKYIQLIAGNIATYDAAIDLLDCGVDGVKVGIGPGSICTTRVIAGVGVPQISAIADVFRAVKSKGLPIIADGGIRHTGDIPKAIAAGADSVMIGGLLAGVEESPGETILYEGRTFKLYRGMGSLSAMKKGSKDRYFQDAEEDLAKLVPEGVEGRVPFKGPLSETVYQFVGGLRAAMGYCGTQDINSLKLKSKFIKITLAGLKESHPHDVVITKEAPNYHV; encoded by the coding sequence CTGAATAAAAAATTAATTCAAGAAGGATTGACTTTCGACGATGTGCTTCTTGTCCCGGCAAGATCTAATGTTTTACCAAGAGAAGTTAATTTAGAAACTAAGCTAACCGCTGATATTAAGTTAAATATACCGATTATATCTGCTGCGATGGATACCGTCACGGAATCCAAGCTTGCAGTAGCTATAGCCAGGGAAGGGGGAATTGGGATTCTTCATAAAAATATGTCTATTGCTGAGCAATGTGAGGAAGTTGATAAAGTTAAGCGATCTGAAAGCGGGATGATTAGAGACCCGGTTACTCTTACTCCGGACAGAACAATTGGTGAAGCACTTGAGAGCATGAAAAAATACAGGATATCCGGCATTCCTATTGTTGACGGACAGTTTAAGTTAGTTGGTATTCTTACTAATCGTGATCTGCGTTTTAATCCTAATAAAAAATTATTAGTCAGCGATTTGATGACCAAGGAAAACCTGATCACTACTTCAGTCGGAACTGATTTAAGTAAGGCAGAAAGAATTTTAGAAAAGTATAAGATAGAGAAACTTCCAGTTGTGGATAACAAAGGTGTTCTAAAAGGTCTCATCACATTTAAAGATATATTAAAGAAAAAAATGCATCCTTCAGCGTGCAAAGATGAACATGGCAGGTTAAGAGTTGGAGCAGCAGTCGGGGTGACTTTTGATTCTATTGATCGTGTGACAGAATTAACCAAAGTTGGTACGGATGTTATAATTATTGACACTGCACATGGTCATTCTGAAGGTGTATTAAAGACATTAAAATCTATTCGTAAAAAATTTAAGTATATTCAACTAATCGCTGGTAATATAGCCACTTATGATGCGGCAATTGATTTATTAGATTGTGGAGTTGACGGTGTTAAAGTCGGGATTGGTCCTGGTTCAATTTGTACTACAAGAGTAATAGCAGGTGTTGGAGTTCCTCAGATTTCGGCTATTGCAGATGTTTTTAGGGCAGTAAAGTCAAAAGGATTACCAATAATCGCAGATGGTGGTATACGACACACGGGCGATATACCAAAAGCAATTGCGGCAGGAGCAGATTCGGTTATGATTGGAGGACTTTTAGCCGGTGTTGAAGAAAGCCCCGGTGAGACAATTCTTTATGAAGGACGAACGTTTAAGTTATATCGCGGCATGGGTTCTCTTTCTGCAATGAAAAAAGGCAGCAAAGACAGGTATTTCCAGGATGCTGAAGAAGACCTTGCCAAGCTTGTGCCTGAAGGTGTTGAAGGCAGAGTTCCTTTTAAAGGTCCTTTATCTGAAACGGTTTATCAATTTGTCGGAGGCTTGAGAGCAGCGATGGGTTATTGCGGGACGCAGGATATAAATTCGTTAAAATTAAAATCTAAATTTATTAAAATTACATTAGCCGGACTAAAAGAAAGCCACCCCCATGATGTTGTCATAACTAAGGAGGCTCCTAATTATCATGTGTGA
- a CDS encoding acyl-CoA dehydrogenase family protein, protein MDSFVGVDYFNIESLLSEEEILVRNTVRDFVSQEIIPIIEKCNRESRFPLELLPRMASLGIFGPTLPQKYGGAEMNNVAYGLVMQELERGDSGIRSFASVQSALVMYPIFTFGSEEQKEKWLPLLAKGEKIGCFGLTEPDHGSNPGGMVTKAVKVDGGYILNGAKMWITNGTIADIAVVWAKLDGLVKGFLLEKGMQGFTAPEMKGKHSLRASVTSELVFDNVFIPDSNLLPKTSGLKNPLMCLNQARYGIAWGVVGAMMACYDSALNYSKTRIQFGKPIAFFQLTQGKLVYILTEITKAQLLNMQLGRLKDKGKLKHTQVSMAKRNNCEKALEAARISREILGANGILDEYPIMRHSANLESVKTYEGTHEMHTLIIGEDITGFSAFE, encoded by the coding sequence ATGGATAGTTTTGTTGGAGTAGATTATTTTAATATTGAATCACTCCTGAGTGAGGAAGAAATCTTAGTGCGCAATACTGTGAGGGATTTCGTTTCACAAGAAATAATTCCTATAATTGAAAAATGTAATCGTGAGTCAAGGTTTCCGCTGGAATTATTACCCAGGATGGCAAGTCTTGGCATTTTTGGTCCAACCCTGCCTCAAAAGTACGGCGGAGCAGAAATGAACAATGTAGCTTATGGTTTGGTTATGCAGGAATTGGAAAGAGGGGATAGTGGAATACGAAGTTTTGCTTCCGTACAAAGTGCTCTTGTTATGTACCCAATATTCACATTTGGAAGTGAGGAACAGAAAGAAAAATGGCTACCTTTATTAGCTAAAGGAGAAAAGATAGGCTGTTTTGGATTAACCGAACCTGATCATGGCTCAAATCCAGGCGGAATGGTAACGAAGGCAGTTAAAGTGGATGGCGGTTACATTCTGAATGGAGCAAAGATGTGGATTACTAATGGTACAATTGCTGATATAGCAGTTGTTTGGGCAAAGCTGGATGGACTTGTAAAAGGTTTCTTATTGGAAAAAGGTATGCAGGGATTCACTGCTCCCGAAATGAAAGGCAAACACTCGCTGCGTGCATCAGTTACTTCAGAATTAGTCTTTGATAATGTTTTTATCCCTGATAGCAATTTATTACCTAAGACATCAGGTTTGAAGAATCCTTTAATGTGTCTGAATCAAGCAAGATATGGAATTGCTTGGGGAGTTGTTGGAGCTATGATGGCTTGTTATGATTCTGCTTTAAACTATTCAAAAACAAGGATTCAATTCGGTAAACCTATAGCTTTTTTTCAACTAACTCAGGGTAAACTTGTTTATATATTAACTGAAATTACAAAAGCTCAACTATTAAATATGCAATTGGGAAGATTAAAAGATAAGGGAAAGTTGAAACATACACAGGTTTCAATGGCTAAACGAAACAACTGTGAAAAGGCTCTTGAAGCTGCAAGGATTTCAAGAGAAATATTGGGAGCAAATGGGATATTAGACGAATACCCTATAATGAGGCATTCTGCAAATCTTGAAAGCGTTAAAACTTATGAAGGTACTCACGAAATGCATACTCTTATTATTGGTGAAGACATAACCGGCTTTAGTGCTTTTGAATAA
- a CDS encoding methylglyoxal synthase yields the protein MECKSIALVAHDNRKKDLVEWVEWNYKDLIEHKLICTGTTGSMVENALKNKIGKEAKLKFEIRKLKSGPLGGDQQLGALIAEGKIDIIIFFWDPMEPHPHDVDVKALLRIAVLYNCPTACNRATADFMVSSKFFNEKYAPIIKDYSGYIKRNINIEE from the coding sequence ATGGAATGTAAATCAATCGCATTAGTTGCACACGATAACCGTAAGAAAGACCTTGTAGAATGGGTCGAATGGAACTATAAAGACCTGATCGAACATAAACTGATATGTACGGGTACTACTGGCTCGATGGTAGAAAATGCTCTTAAGAATAAAATCGGAAAAGAAGCTAAGCTTAAGTTTGAAATAAGAAAATTAAAATCAGGTCCTTTAGGTGGTGACCAGCAATTGGGCGCTTTAATAGCAGAAGGGAAAATTGACATAATTATTTTCTTCTGGGATCCTATGGAGCCGCACCCTCACGACGTAGATGTAAAAGCCTTGCTCAGAATTGCGGTGCTTTACAATTGTCCCACAGCCTGCAATAGGGCAACAGCAGATTTTATGGTATCATCAAAATTTTTCAACGAAAAATATGCACCGATAATTAAAGACTACTCGGGCTACATAAAAAGAAATATTAATATTGAGGAGTGA
- a CDS encoding T9SS type A sorting domain-containing protein codes for MNKIYFFILFFILPISIIAQISNSECFNCHSNQSLQMIITIEGGTEIIPLYVNETAYNGTLHGQLQCVQCHTDITASNLFTHSTGGANALIKYYGSWARFSKSDTTTNADGSPRTRNYYTTASLSCTNSGCHASKNNFTSTRHHTISRLKGSHTKDVNGDIVGENYDKSCSRCHTTCGTCHFETSKYQKVAGDVLAIWDSLQTLGETPFPNAAAMTEWSMDWTTNVESHNFVTPQQLTADNDVCRSCHVGYYRPATYGYLSEDPPYPTANGTSIKRHPQYYELLQSDAHSALTCANCHSDVHSYPDGDFDWQLEGDVICQDCHSPVDHYTQHTSVDCISCHATGFARSVGQDGHDVWRWPVNDRVRPYAVKYKEGLNWYPHNIEKPDPVTSCAAKCHDNGNLIGATVTGLMVDNEIPTKYLLAQNYPNPFNPATQITYSIPKTSMVSITVYNGVGETVDVLINTEQQPGNYLITFNGEGLATGMYFATIKAEGFVQTIKMMLLK; via the coding sequence ATGAATAAAATTTACTTTTTTATTCTGTTTTTTATTCTGCCAATTTCTATAATTGCACAAATATCTAACAGTGAATGTTTTAACTGTCACTCAAATCAATCACTTCAAATGATAATAACAATAGAAGGAGGCACGGAAATTATTCCATTATATGTAAACGAAACAGCTTACAATGGAACTTTACATGGTCAACTTCAATGTGTTCAATGTCATACAGATATTACCGCTTCTAATTTATTCACTCACTCTACAGGTGGTGCAAATGCACTGATAAAATATTATGGATCGTGGGCAAGGTTTTCTAAGAGCGATACCACGACTAATGCAGATGGCTCGCCGAGAACAAGAAATTATTATACAACCGCTTCTCTATCTTGCACAAATTCAGGTTGTCACGCTTCTAAAAATAATTTCACTTCTACAAGGCACCATACCATCTCAAGGTTGAAAGGCTCACACACAAAAGATGTTAATGGCGACATTGTTGGTGAGAATTACGATAAATCTTGCAGTCGTTGTCATACAACCTGCGGCACCTGTCATTTCGAAACTTCCAAGTATCAGAAAGTTGCCGGAGATGTTTTAGCAATATGGGATAGCTTGCAGACTCTTGGTGAAACTCCATTCCCAAATGCTGCGGCTATGACTGAATGGTCAATGGATTGGACTACAAATGTTGAATCTCACAATTTCGTAACACCTCAGCAGCTAACGGCTGATAATGATGTATGCAGATCCTGTCATGTTGGTTATTATCGTCCTGCTACTTACGGCTACTTAAGTGAAGATCCTCCTTACCCGACTGCAAACGGTACAAGTATAAAAAGGCATCCGCAGTATTATGAATTATTACAAAGCGATGCTCATAGTGCTTTGACATGTGCAAATTGCCATAGTGATGTTCACTCCTATCCAGATGGAGATTTTGATTGGCAGCTTGAGGGAGATGTTATTTGTCAAGATTGTCACAGTCCGGTTGACCATTATACTCAACACACTTCAGTTGACTGTATTTCCTGTCATGCTACAGGTTTTGCCCGTTCTGTTGGACAGGATGGACATGATGTTTGGCGCTGGCCTGTTAACGATCGCGTTAGACCATATGCAGTAAAATACAAAGAAGGACTAAACTGGTATCCGCATAATATTGAAAAACCAGATCCTGTTACTTCTTGCGCTGCTAAATGTCATGACAATGGGAATCTAATTGGGGCTACCGTAACTGGTTTAATGGTTGATAATGAAATTCCAACAAAATATTTGCTGGCTCAGAATTATCCTAATCCATTCAACCCGGCAACTCAAATTACTTACTCAATTCCGAAAACTTCAATGGTTTCTATAACAGTCTATAATGGTGTTGGCGAAACGGTGGATGTTCTCATAAACACTGAACAACAACCCGGTAATTATCTTATAACCTTTAATGGGGAAGGGCTTGCCACAGGTATGTACTTTGCAACTATCAAGGCTGAGGGATTTGTACAAACAATCAAAATGATGCTGCTCAAATAG